Proteins encoded together in one Penicillium digitatum chromosome 1, complete sequence window:
- a CDS encoding Mitochondrial F1F0 ATP synthase subunit Atp14, putative, with amino-acid sequence MMSQSLRASRTLFSRASRAQVSVVRRTFLTSAVRQADPVQDLYLRELKAYKPTPIKAGDAEEHVQKFTAPKAPKSPEEANLASELSAYESQEVEVEGQAAAGEAAPVEESWFEEEEESPAAH; translated from the exons ATGATGTCTCAGTCTCTCCGGGCTTCG CGCACCCTCTTCTCCCGTGCCTCTCGGGCACAGGTCTCGGTCGTTCGCCGCACCTTCCTGACCTCCGCCGTCCGCCAGG CCGACCCTGTCCAGGACCTGTACCTCCGCGAGCTCAAGGCCTACAAGCCCACTCCCATCAAGGCTGGTGATGCCGAAGAGCACGTCCAAAAGTTCACCGCCCCCAAGGCCCCCAAGTCTCCCGAGGAGGCCAACCTCGCCAGCGAATTGTCCGCCTACGAGAGCCAGGAGGTCGAAGTCGAGGGCCAGGCCGCCGCTGGCGAGGCTGCCCCCGTCGAGGAGAGCT
- a CDS encoding Transcription initiation protein, translating to MASSALAKPEVAAPWKKNLSAHLVCPECKEDPPNLEFPDSHETVCGSCGLVLADREIDLHSEWRTFSNDDQNNDDPSRVGDASNPLLNGAQLETSIASGGSGRARDLYRAQNKQSGEKANKALLAAYKEIGALCDGFNIQKTVADTAKYLFKMVDDAKAFKGKSQEVIIAGCIFIACRQCKVPRTFTEIFAVTKVTRKEIGRIYKALEKFFTTQNVERHNAALENGETHDFAGDYNATTSTKPSDLCNRFCNLLDLPYQVTSVSVSLSDRVTAMGDLAGRSPLSIVAACIYMASFLMGHGKSAKEISQVAHVSDGTIRGAYKQLYAERERLVDPEWIKGGKGDMGKLPVS from the coding sequence ATGGCTAGTTCCGCTCTTGCTAAACCCGAGGTCGCGGCCCCTTGGAAGAAAAACCTGTCCGCTCATCTCGTTTGCCCCGAATGCAAAGAAGATCCTCCAAACCTGGAATTCCCCGACTCACACGAGACGGTTTGTGGTTCCTGTGGACTTGTGCTCGCAGACCGTGAGATCGACTTGCATTCGGAATGGCGTACCTTCTCCAACGACGATCAAAATAATGACGACCCCTCCCGTGTCGGAGATGCTTCCAACCCTCTGCTCAACGGCGctcaactggagacttccaTCGCAAGTGGAGGCTCTGGCCGTGCTCGGGACCTGTATCGTGCTCAAAATAAACAGTCTGGTGAAAAGGCGAACAAGGCTCTTCTAGCAGCCTACAAGGAAATCGGTGCTCTGTGTGACGGTTTCAACATCCAAAAGACTGTCGCTGATACTGCCAAGTATCTCTTCAAGATGGTCGATGACGCCAAGGCCTTCAAGGGTAAGTCGCAGGAAGTCATTATTGCCGGTTGCATCTTCATCGCATGCCGCCAGTGCAAGGTTCCTCGTACCTTCACCGAGATCTTCGCTGTGACCAAGGTCACCCGTAAAGAAATCGGTCGCATTTACAAAGCTCTAGAGAAGTTTTTTACCACTCAGAATGTCGAGCGTCACAATGCTGCTTTGGAAAATGGCGAAACTCACGACTTTGCTGGCGATTACAACGCCACTACTTCGACCAAACCAAGCGACCTTTGCAATCGCTTCTGCAACCTTCTCGACCTTCCTTATCAGGTCACCAGTGTTTCTGTCTCCCTCTCGGACCGCGTTACCGCCATGGGCGATTTGGCCGGACGTTCTCCCTTGTCTATTGTTGCGGCTTGCATCTACATGGCTTCATTCCTCATGGGCCACGGCAAGTCTGCCAAGGAGATTTCCCAGGTTGCCCACGTCAGTGATGGAACCATTCGTGGGGCTTACAAGCAATTGTACGCGGAGCGCGAGCGTCTAGTTGACCCTGAATGGATCAAAGGCGGCAAGGGTGATATGGGCAAGTTGCCTGTGAGCTGA